DNA sequence from the Bradyrhizobium sp. CIAT3101 genome:
ACCTTGCCGACGCTTTTGGCGATCCCGGCGTGAAGGATCAGATCAGCGCGGCCATCGGCGATGTCAAGATCACGGGACGTATCATGCTTGCGATCTCGATCGTGACGATCATCGCGCGGCTGCGAACGCTACGGAGGACAAACTGATGTGGATGACGATCATCTCGTTCCTCGGCGGCCCTGTCGTGAAGGCGCTGGTCGACGCGTACAGCGCGAAGCTGAAGGCCGAGAATGTCGATACCAGGATCGCGGCGGATCTCGCCGCGAGCGAGATCGCGGCGCAGACGGCCGAAACCAAAGCCGTCATGCAATTCAGAACGGCAGAGCTAGGCTATTGGCATGAGCCGGATAAGCTGATCGGGTATTGCGTCACCATTTATTTCGCGAAGCTTCTTGTCTGGGACAAGGTTCTGGGCCTCGGGTCGACGGATCCTCTGGCGGGGTTTGCGGCGATCACCGCCAATCTCGTTGTCTCTTTCTACTTCGCCAAACGCGGTTTTGAGAATGTTGCAAGGATCATCAAGCGGTGAAGATGCAGGATGCCGACATCAGGGCGATCGTCGCCGAGACGCTGGCCGAGCAGCAGAGGCTCCAGCAGGACAGCATCGATGCGATCGTGCTGAAAGCGGTGGCATCGGTGCTGGCTTCCTTCGGCATCGAAGATGATGACCGTAGGGAGCTGAGGGCGGATTTCCAACACCTGCGGCGGTGGCGAAGGAGCGTAGAGCAGGCGCAGACGTACACCTATAAGGCTGTAATTACCGTGATTGCGACCGGCCTGATGGGGGCTGTCTGGCTCGGCGTGAAGGTCGTTCTGAGCAAGTGATTCTCTCGTAGCGGTGGCGTAGCCGCGTGGTCGATCAGAATCTTTTCGTTGCCTTGGGGCATGCCATGTACAAAATTCGTATGGTTGATGCGTCCGATGATGACGTTGCCGAGACCTTGGCTGACCTGCATCGATCGACGTTCTTCGATGCCGCCGCCATGCCGGATTTCGATCTTGGAGCGTGGTGGCTTGTCTACCAAGGTGACGATGCGGTCGCCTTCGCGGGCGCCGTGCCATCCACCTATGCACGGAATTCCGGCTACTTTTCCCGAGTCGGCGTTTTGCAACGGCACTGGGGCAGGGGCCTTCAGCTCCGATTGATGCGGGCCGTCGAAGCGCGAGGCC
Encoded proteins:
- a CDS encoding GNAT family N-acetyltransferase, with translation MYKIRMVDASDDDVAETLADLHRSTFFDAAAMPDFDLGAWWLVYQGDDAVAFAGAVPSTYARNSGYFSRVGVLQRHWGRGLQLRLMRAVEARGRRIGWNGIVSDTTDNSFSANNFIRAGYRLYEPEVPWAWPHTLYWRRSLR